A genome region from Candidatus Omnitrophota bacterium includes the following:
- a CDS encoding 4Fe-4S double cluster binding domain-containing protein — protein MDKEKNYIELEKFCLDEGIDLFGVADISKVREEFKLSPKISQNLQSAICLGVMLSGAVLSEIDIVPTKLYFHHYKIVNSFLDHIALRLCNIIQKKGFLALAVPATQIIDWEKNVGHLSHRKLGVLAGLGWIGRNNLLVNEKLGSQFRIVSVLTNIPLKIDESNKKDCGECRRCVEVCPSGAIQDNPADFDHVKCFEKLKSFQKQRQAEQFVCGICVNVCKGKRN, from the coding sequence ATGGATAAAGAAAAAAATTATATAGAGCTAGAGAAATTTTGTCTCGATGAAGGCATAGACCTTTTTGGAGTTGCTGATATAAGTAAGGTAAGGGAGGAATTTAAGCTTTCTCCTAAAATATCCCAGAATTTACAGAGCGCTATTTGTTTGGGAGTTATGCTTTCTGGAGCAGTATTATCTGAAATAGATATCGTGCCTACTAAATTATATTTTCATCATTACAAAATAGTCAATTCTTTTTTGGATCATATAGCATTAAGATTATGTAATATAATTCAGAAAAAGGGTTTTTTGGCTTTGGCTGTTCCTGCGACACAAATTATCGATTGGGAAAAAAATGTTGGGCATCTCTCGCATAGAAAATTAGGTGTTTTAGCAGGTTTAGGTTGGATCGGCAGGAATAATCTTCTGGTGAATGAAAAATTAGGCAGCCAATTCCGTATAGTTTCGGTATTGACCAATATTCCGCTAAAAATAGATGAATCAAACAAAAAAGACTGCGGTGAGTGTAGGCGTTGTGTTGAGGTATGCCCGTCAGGAGCGATTCAGGATAATCCTGCTGATTTTGATCATGTTAAATGCTTTGAAAAACTCAAAAGTTTTCAAAAACAGCGTCAAGCTGAACAGTTTGTCTGCGGAATATGTGTGAATGTTTGTAAAGGCAAGAGAAATTAA
- a CDS encoding response regulator produces the protein MKEKILIVEDEKDIVKMLRYNLEKEGFKVIDARDGEDALDLAVRQHPDLILLDLMLPGMDGLEVCKALKKESKTGSIPIIMLTAKSQESDKVVGLELGADDYITKPFSPRELIARIKAVLRRATEKEKLPEIFQVEDLKIDFAKISVNVKDKPVELTSKEFELLKTLLKAKGRVLSRDYLLDTIWGFDHAMEIQTRTVDVHIRTLRKKLKSASKYIITVKNYGYRFETED, from the coding sequence ATGAAAGAAAAAATATTAATTGTTGAAGACGAAAAAGATATTGTTAAGATGCTCAGGTATAATCTTGAAAAAGAAGGGTTTAAGGTTATTGATGCCAGAGATGGAGAGGATGCTCTAGATTTGGCTGTGCGCCAGCATCCGGATCTTATTTTGCTGGATTTAATGCTTCCGGGTATGGATGGTTTGGAGGTATGTAAGGCTTTAAAGAAGGAAAGTAAGACCGGTTCCATACCGATAATTATGCTTACTGCAAAAAGCCAGGAATCGGATAAAGTGGTAGGGCTAGAGCTGGGTGCCGATGATTATATTACTAAACCATTTAGCCCGCGCGAGCTGATTGCGCGCATTAAAGCGGTTTTACGCCGCGCAACTGAAAAAGAAAAGCTCCCTGAAATATTTCAAGTAGAAGATTTAAAAATAGATTTTGCCAAGATCTCCGTGAACGTTAAGGATAAACCGGTTGAGTTAACCTCAAAAGAGTTTGAGCTTTTAAAAACCCTGCTTAAAGCCAAAGGTAGAGTTTTATCACGTGATTATCTCTTGGACACTATCTGGGGTTTTGATCATGCCATGGAGATTCAAACACGCACAGTGGATGTGCATATCCGCACTTTACGTAAAAAATTAAAAAGTGCATCCAAGTATATTATAACAGTTAAGAATTACGGTTACCGTTTTGAAACCGAGGATTAA
- a CDS encoding ATP-binding protein: protein MFNSHLKKKIFELDSQLETFKKRINILENENNRIHAILNSMVEGVIAVDRDTRVLWLNPTAEDIFNISQGSAQGRIFLEVFPNNDIAAIIALVLKKGEHISKELTLIWPMQKVFQVNASPIFESKATSGCLMVIHDITEIRRLENMRRDFVANVSHELKTPLTSIKGFVETLLEGAINDKENSVNFLKIINDHADRLSTLINDLLDLSHIESKQMQLRRDKFDLLGLINEIILGFNSQAKKKEIEINYKLPQSLEIIADKSKIEQVFTNLIDNAIKYNKEKGFVKIYSEEPVNKIKIVIEDSGPGIPAKDILRIFERFYRVDKARSRQLGGTGLGLSIVKHIIELHGGNVGVESTEGIGSKFWFILPR, encoded by the coding sequence TTGTTCAATTCCCACCTAAAAAAGAAGATCTTTGAGTTAGATTCTCAGCTAGAAACATTCAAAAAACGCATTAACATTCTAGAAAACGAGAACAACCGCATACATGCCATATTAAATAGCATGGTTGAAGGGGTAATCGCGGTAGATAGGGATACGCGTGTCCTTTGGCTTAATCCGACAGCTGAAGATATTTTTAATATCTCTCAGGGCAGTGCGCAAGGCAGGATTTTTCTGGAGGTGTTTCCTAATAATGATATTGCTGCGATTATAGCTTTGGTTTTAAAAAAAGGGGAACATATCTCTAAAGAGTTAACTCTTATTTGGCCGATGCAGAAAGTATTTCAGGTGAACGCTTCGCCCATCTTTGAATCTAAAGCAACAAGTGGCTGCCTTATGGTTATACATGATATTACCGAGATAAGGCGCCTGGAAAACATGCGCCGGGATTTTGTGGCCAATGTTTCACATGAATTAAAAACTCCTCTTACTTCTATAAAGGGCTTTGTGGAGACTCTTTTAGAGGGTGCCATCAACGATAAAGAGAATAGCGTTAACTTCCTAAAGATAATTAATGATCACGCTGATAGGCTTAGTACTTTGATTAATGATTTGCTTGATCTTTCGCATATCGAATCAAAGCAGATGCAATTAAGAAGGGATAAATTTGATTTGTTAGGGCTTATTAATGAAATTATATTGGGGTTTAATTCTCAGGCCAAAAAGAAAGAAATAGAAATTAATTATAAATTACCTCAAAGCTTAGAGATCATCGCTGATAAGAGCAAGATCGAACAGGTATTTACCAACTTAATTGATAATGCTATTAAATATAATAAAGAAAAAGGCTTTGTGAAGATTTATTCTGAAGAACCTGTAAACAAGATAAAGATTGTTATCGAGGACTCCGGCCCAGGAATACCTGCAAAAGATATCCTTCGTATTTTTGAGCGTTTCTATCGTGTAGATAAAGCCCGCTCGCGCCAGCTTGGAGGCACCGGGCTTGGGTTATCTATTGTTAAGCATATTATCGAGCTGCATGGCGGTAATGTTGGCGTTGAAAGTACTGAAGGAATAGGCTCGAAGTTTTGGTTTATACTTCCAAGGTAG